One Vespa velutina chromosome 12, iVesVel2.1, whole genome shotgun sequence DNA window includes the following coding sequences:
- the LOC124953431 gene encoding uncharacterized protein LOC124953431 isoform X1: MEVESTAKRDDVQRLTDDSAKVTEENKETNIENTGRESSSYFISAENVEEKLLDVESHNKDYDEECKTDSMEKKIEDTSNIQTPQPPLVFTIDFGNNKEIDKVKYQNLFERYNARHRRNLSTSKVEVSGKKGSALMSPNLVQKQKIPSTHSEGYFSSEDDTKRKTDSLTEKLKQLSTKSIHRTHSLSKKSDIDFKLRDASNKQELMTRSCDEHTGDAKVSRKNLSLELDYASKSNTKTYWTSQKSATINDLSHIEACNYDDDSNEKSYTKNIEYIASDNTYDNENYFETSMNSYSQKTSNINYTLNDYNFENPIPKDINLSSSVSCTMDLNISNIEEDTNLDVFNVSNIDVGSDGTVSEAGTYTIHKDYTDEEKARMDIDKVFSVGVLTEEENNESYVHSFKMSISRDNNTWISEWATQVAEHNSLPPAIGGPTGRTPPLSPSKIPSPIHSKSPRMARYRHEPSDNNMDTESYLRIKERIDLISNQHSLIDSGGESDEDTSNSYNTPPHSSQRTPVHNSLARRSSLSESLFRRINTNDNRRSVRKYYNSDKSKTEDGGTELLKSPSRTLASHYLGRRSSSLDRKDYTSDTTESNTSRKNSMKYSTKDDAKHTNSPVLNRLRPSTPKLTNSPIASRKTSSMKIINSPMLERAKHLTKSMPQAKNIGYFTCVENSPYMLRKSNSATNYHEGGSVHNKEICISSGIPRNFLELQRQLNIQRSSSNASIGNLKSQAILSRHSSFNSSDMDRISTRNRFLVASDSSSETGEQQSKSPIHPISSGIKLNRAFSIRRARLNCESDTTPNTTPEERRRKAQTDVKTTTSINKQQSYQRGRTSSVSAFNKDALKASEPSKSRTPSISRNDAGRISIRAPKSSYHASTGQRSAQKSNKETKNSGRSNSTLTSKEVEFQNWKRRKSYDPMKAAAEGRKKLVDGSKKHHSTEDSSGNHDNSVLRSASFHGTGGTLSLANEWSDNELNYSQDENQAPPPCSVQLESDSDLETSSYLQTTQNVVSAMSARMTGYNPSLADSDNESDDDTSQSLHQSTSKVTHQPSDTETSDEQHVTQPPISNTKYNRAFSLRRARLEPQPTKSMNSSMNKPKVAQETRAKLEHNTSINRTDSGRFSMRANRISSAGLKGKPKETKKPVTPNAREVEMQNWKRRKSYDPMKAALEGRKKASLSKKCTNSNLSPSHVARSQSFHGSMGLGSGDWSDEELAISADEAPLY, from the exons ATGGAAGTAGAGAGCACAGCAAAACGGGACGACGTTCAACGTTTAACAGATGATTCCGCAAAAGTTactgaagaaaataaagagactaATATTGAGAATACCGGTAGAGAATCGTCCTCGTATTTTATATCAGCTGAaaatgtagaagaaaaattacttgACGTGGAAAGTC ataataaagattacgaTGAGGAATGTAAGACTGATTCGatggaaaagaagatagaagatacTAGTAATATTCAAACACCTCAACCTCCATTAGTATTTACAATTGACTTTGGTAACAACAAAGAAATTGACAAAGTCAAATATCAAAATCTGTTTGAGAGATACAATGCAAGACATAGACGAAATCTTTCTACATCTAAG GTAGAAGTAAGtgggaaaaaaggaagtgCATTAATGTCTCCCAACTTGGTACAAAAGCAGAAAATTCCTAGTACCCATTCTGAAGGTTATTTCAGCAGCGAAGATGATACAAAACGTAAAACTGATTCACTGacagaaaaattaaaacaattaa gTACAAAATCCATACATAGAACGCATTCTCTCTCAAAGAAATCTGATATCGATTTCAAATTACGTGATGCTTCAAATAAACAAGAGTTAATGACAAGGTCTTGTGACGAACACACAGGAGATGCGAAAGTATCAAGGAAGAATCTTTCATTGGAACTTGATTACGCGTCGAAATCAAACACGAAGACATATTGGACATCTCAAAAATCAGCAACTATCAATGATTTAAGTCATATTGAGGCATgtaattatgatgatgattcaaatgaaaaatcatatacaaagaatatagaatatatcgcCAGTGACAATAcatacgataatgaaaattattttgagacaTCTATGAATAGCTATTCCCAAAAAAcgtcaaatattaattatactttaaacgattataattttgaaaatccaATTCCAAAAGATATCAATTTGTCCAGCAGCGTTAGTTGTACTATGGATTTAAATATTAGCAACATAGAAGAAGATACAAATTTAGATGTATTTAATGTGAGTAACATTGATGTTGGTTCTGATGGAACAGTAAGTGAAGCTGGAACATACACCATTCATAAAGATTATACggatgaagaaaaagcaagGATGGATATTGATAAAGTTTTCAGTGTTGGCGTTTTaacggaagaagaaaacaatgaaTCTTATGTTCATAGTTTTAAg ATGAGTATTTCACGAGATAATAACACATGGATATCGGAGTGGGCTACTCAAGTTGCAGAACATAATTCTTTACCACCAGCAATTGGTGGTCCTACTGGTCGTACTCCTCCTTTAAGTCCATCAAAGATACCATCTCCAATACATTCTAAAAGTCCAAGAATGGCACGTTATCgacat gAACCAAGCGATAACAATATGGATACAGAATCATATTTACGcataaaggaaagaatagaTTTAATATCAAACCAACATAGCTTAATTGACTCGGGTGGTGAATCTGATGAGGACACAAGCAATAGTTATAATACACCACCACACAGCTCACAACGTACACCAGTACATAATTCTTTAGCAAGGCGTAGTAGTTTGTCTGAATCTTTATTCAGAAGAATTAATACCAATGATAATCGAAGAAGTgttcgtaaatattataactcaGATAAATCAAAGACTGAAGATGGTGGTACAGAACTATTAAAGAGTCCGTCCCGAACTTTAGCATCTCATTATTTGGGAAGGAGAAGTAGTTCCTTGGATag aAAAGATTATACTTCCGATACTACAGAATCAAACACGTCCAGAAAAAATAGTATGAAATATTCTACCAAGGATGATGCCAAACATACCAATAGTCCTGTTTTAAATCGCCTAAGGCCATCTACACCAAAATTGACAAACAGTCCTATTGCATCTCGTAAAACAtcatcaatgaaaattattaattcgcCTATGTTAGAAAGAGCTAAACATTTGACGAAATCTATGCCACAAGCAAAAAATATAGGATATTTTACTTGCGTTGAAAATag TCCATATATGTTAAGAAAATCGAATAGTGCTACAAATTATCATGAAGGAGGTTCTGttcataataaagaaatttgtatAAGTTCTGGGATACCACGAAATTTTCTTGAATTGCAACGGCAATTAAACATACAAAGATCATCAAGTAATGCTAGTATTGGAAATTTAAAATCTCAAGCCATACTATCTCGACATAGTAGCTTTAATAGTAGTGATATGGATAGAATTTCTACTAGGAATAGATTTCTTGTTGCTTCCGATAGTAGCAGTGAAACTGGAGAACAACAATCAAAATCTCCTATACATCCTATTTCTTCTGGTATTAAATTGAATAGAGCATTTAGCATAAGAAGAGCAAG aTTAAATTGTGAATCTGATACAACACCGAATACGACGCCGGAAGAAAGACGTCGAAAAGCTCAGACTGATGTTAAGACTACAAcatcaataaataaacaacaaaGTTATCAACGTGGGAGGACAAGTAGTGTTAGTGCTTTCAATAAAGATGCATTAAAAGCATCAGAACCCTCCAAATCTAGAACACCATCTATCTCCAGGAATGATGCTGGCAGAATAAGCATAAGAGCACCAAAAAGTTCTTAT CATGCTTCTACTGGACAAAGAAGCGCACAGAAATCTAacaaagaaactaaaaattcTGGCAGAAGTAATTCAACGCTTACATCAAAAGAGGTAGAGTTTCAAaattggaaaagaagaaaaagttatgaTCCAATGAAAGCAGCTgcagaaggaagaaaaaaacttgTTGATGGTTCGAAAAAACATCATAGTACTGAAGATAGCTCCGGAAA tcATGATAATTCTGTGTTACGCTCAGCTAGTTTTCATGGAACTGGTGGTACTCTTTCATTAGCAAATGAGTGGTCtgataatgaattaaattactCTCAAGATGAAAATCAAGCACCTCCTCCGTGTAGCGTGCAATTG GAAAGTGATAGCGATCTAGAAACTTCATCATATTTACAAACAACTCAAAATGTTGTCTCAGCAATGTCAGCACGTATGACAGGATATAATCCTTCGTTAGCAGATTCTGACAATGAAAGTGATGATGATACAAGTCAAAGTTTACATCAAAGTACGTCAAAAGTAACGCATCAACCTAGCGACACAGAAACAAGTGATGAACAACACGTTACACAACCCCCAATTTCTAATACTAAATATAATAGAGCATttag TTTACGTAGGGCAAGGCTAGAACCACAACCAACAAAATCAATGAATTCAAGTATGAATAAACCCAAAGTTGCACAGGAAACACGTGCAAAGTTAGAACATAACACTAGTATAAATAGAACTGATTCAGGACGTTTCAGCATGCGAGCTAATAGAATCTCAAGTGCT gGCCTTAAAGGTAAACCAAAGGAAACAAAGAAGCCTGTTACACCAAATGCAAGAGAAGTAGAAATGCAAAATTGGAAACGTCGTAAGAGTTATGATCCCATGAAAGCAGCACTAGAAGGACGAAAGAAAGCTAGTTTATCAAAGAAATGCACTAATTCCAATCTCTCACCAAG ccATGTAGCTAGATCACAAAGTTTCCATGGTTCAATGGGTCTAGGCAGTGGAGACTGGAGTGATGAAGAATTAGCTATATCTGCGGATGAAGCTCCTCTTTACTAA
- the LOC124953431 gene encoding uncharacterized protein LOC124953431 isoform X2: MEVESTAKRDDVQRLTDDSAKVTEENKETNIENTGRESSSYFISAENVEEKLLDVESHNKDYDEECKTDSMEKKIEDTSNIQTPQPPLVFTIDFGNNKEIDKVKYQNLFERYNARHRRNLSTSKVEVSGKKGSALMSPNLVQKQKIPSTHSEGYFSSEDDTKRKTDSLTEKLKQLSTKSIHRTHSLSKKSDIDFKLRDASNKQELMTRSCDEHTGDAKVSRKNLSLELDYASKSNTKTYWTSQKSATINDLSHIEACNYDDDSNEKSYTKNIEYIASDNTYDNENYFETSMNSYSQKTSNINYTLNDYNFENPIPKDINLSSSVSCTMDLNISNIEEDTNLDVFNVSNIDVGSDGTVSEAGTYTIHKDYTDEEKARMDIDKVFSVGVLTEEENNESYVHSFKMSISRDNNTWISEWATQVAEHNSLPPAIGGPTGRTPPLSPSKIPSPIHSKSPRMARYRHEPSDNNMDTESYLRIKERIDLISNQHSLIDSGGESDEDTSNSYNTPPHSSQRTPVHNSLARRSSLSESLFRRINTNDNRRSVRKYYNSDKSKTEDGGTELLKSPSRTLASHYLGRRSSSLDRKDYTSDTTESNTSRKNSMKYSTKDDAKHTNSPVLNRLRPSTPKLTNSPIASRKTSSMKIINSPMLERAKHLTKSMPQAKNIGYFTCVENSPYMLRKSNSATNYHEGGSVHNKEICISSGIPRNFLELQRQLNIQRSSSNASIGNLKSQAILSRHSSFNSSDMDRISTRNRFLVASDSSSETGEQQSKSPIHPISSGIKLNRAFSIRRARLNCESDTTPNTTPEERRRKAQTDVKTTTSINKQQSYQRGRTSSVSAFNKDALKASEPSKSRTPSISRNDAGRISIRAPKSSYHASTGQRSAQKSNKETKNSGRSNSTLTSKEVEFQNWKRRKSYDPMKAAAEGRKKLVDGSKKHHSTEDSSGNHDNSVLRSASFHGTGGTLSLANEWSDNELNYSQDENQAPPPCSVQLESDSDLETSSYLQTTQNVVSAMSARMTGYNPSLADSDNESDDDTSQSLHQSTSKVTHQPSDTETSDEQHVTQPPISNTKYNRAFSLRRARLEPQPTKSMNSSMNKPKVAQETRAKLEHNTSINRTDSGRFSMRANRISSAGLKGKPKETKKPVTPNAREVEMQNWKRRKSYDPMKAALEGRKKASLSKKCTNSNLSPRTDSDR; this comes from the exons ATGGAAGTAGAGAGCACAGCAAAACGGGACGACGTTCAACGTTTAACAGATGATTCCGCAAAAGTTactgaagaaaataaagagactaATATTGAGAATACCGGTAGAGAATCGTCCTCGTATTTTATATCAGCTGAaaatgtagaagaaaaattacttgACGTGGAAAGTC ataataaagattacgaTGAGGAATGTAAGACTGATTCGatggaaaagaagatagaagatacTAGTAATATTCAAACACCTCAACCTCCATTAGTATTTACAATTGACTTTGGTAACAACAAAGAAATTGACAAAGTCAAATATCAAAATCTGTTTGAGAGATACAATGCAAGACATAGACGAAATCTTTCTACATCTAAG GTAGAAGTAAGtgggaaaaaaggaagtgCATTAATGTCTCCCAACTTGGTACAAAAGCAGAAAATTCCTAGTACCCATTCTGAAGGTTATTTCAGCAGCGAAGATGATACAAAACGTAAAACTGATTCACTGacagaaaaattaaaacaattaa gTACAAAATCCATACATAGAACGCATTCTCTCTCAAAGAAATCTGATATCGATTTCAAATTACGTGATGCTTCAAATAAACAAGAGTTAATGACAAGGTCTTGTGACGAACACACAGGAGATGCGAAAGTATCAAGGAAGAATCTTTCATTGGAACTTGATTACGCGTCGAAATCAAACACGAAGACATATTGGACATCTCAAAAATCAGCAACTATCAATGATTTAAGTCATATTGAGGCATgtaattatgatgatgattcaaatgaaaaatcatatacaaagaatatagaatatatcgcCAGTGACAATAcatacgataatgaaaattattttgagacaTCTATGAATAGCTATTCCCAAAAAAcgtcaaatattaattatactttaaacgattataattttgaaaatccaATTCCAAAAGATATCAATTTGTCCAGCAGCGTTAGTTGTACTATGGATTTAAATATTAGCAACATAGAAGAAGATACAAATTTAGATGTATTTAATGTGAGTAACATTGATGTTGGTTCTGATGGAACAGTAAGTGAAGCTGGAACATACACCATTCATAAAGATTATACggatgaagaaaaagcaagGATGGATATTGATAAAGTTTTCAGTGTTGGCGTTTTaacggaagaagaaaacaatgaaTCTTATGTTCATAGTTTTAAg ATGAGTATTTCACGAGATAATAACACATGGATATCGGAGTGGGCTACTCAAGTTGCAGAACATAATTCTTTACCACCAGCAATTGGTGGTCCTACTGGTCGTACTCCTCCTTTAAGTCCATCAAAGATACCATCTCCAATACATTCTAAAAGTCCAAGAATGGCACGTTATCgacat gAACCAAGCGATAACAATATGGATACAGAATCATATTTACGcataaaggaaagaatagaTTTAATATCAAACCAACATAGCTTAATTGACTCGGGTGGTGAATCTGATGAGGACACAAGCAATAGTTATAATACACCACCACACAGCTCACAACGTACACCAGTACATAATTCTTTAGCAAGGCGTAGTAGTTTGTCTGAATCTTTATTCAGAAGAATTAATACCAATGATAATCGAAGAAGTgttcgtaaatattataactcaGATAAATCAAAGACTGAAGATGGTGGTACAGAACTATTAAAGAGTCCGTCCCGAACTTTAGCATCTCATTATTTGGGAAGGAGAAGTAGTTCCTTGGATag aAAAGATTATACTTCCGATACTACAGAATCAAACACGTCCAGAAAAAATAGTATGAAATATTCTACCAAGGATGATGCCAAACATACCAATAGTCCTGTTTTAAATCGCCTAAGGCCATCTACACCAAAATTGACAAACAGTCCTATTGCATCTCGTAAAACAtcatcaatgaaaattattaattcgcCTATGTTAGAAAGAGCTAAACATTTGACGAAATCTATGCCACAAGCAAAAAATATAGGATATTTTACTTGCGTTGAAAATag TCCATATATGTTAAGAAAATCGAATAGTGCTACAAATTATCATGAAGGAGGTTCTGttcataataaagaaatttgtatAAGTTCTGGGATACCACGAAATTTTCTTGAATTGCAACGGCAATTAAACATACAAAGATCATCAAGTAATGCTAGTATTGGAAATTTAAAATCTCAAGCCATACTATCTCGACATAGTAGCTTTAATAGTAGTGATATGGATAGAATTTCTACTAGGAATAGATTTCTTGTTGCTTCCGATAGTAGCAGTGAAACTGGAGAACAACAATCAAAATCTCCTATACATCCTATTTCTTCTGGTATTAAATTGAATAGAGCATTTAGCATAAGAAGAGCAAG aTTAAATTGTGAATCTGATACAACACCGAATACGACGCCGGAAGAAAGACGTCGAAAAGCTCAGACTGATGTTAAGACTACAAcatcaataaataaacaacaaaGTTATCAACGTGGGAGGACAAGTAGTGTTAGTGCTTTCAATAAAGATGCATTAAAAGCATCAGAACCCTCCAAATCTAGAACACCATCTATCTCCAGGAATGATGCTGGCAGAATAAGCATAAGAGCACCAAAAAGTTCTTAT CATGCTTCTACTGGACAAAGAAGCGCACAGAAATCTAacaaagaaactaaaaattcTGGCAGAAGTAATTCAACGCTTACATCAAAAGAGGTAGAGTTTCAAaattggaaaagaagaaaaagttatgaTCCAATGAAAGCAGCTgcagaaggaagaaaaaaacttgTTGATGGTTCGAAAAAACATCATAGTACTGAAGATAGCTCCGGAAA tcATGATAATTCTGTGTTACGCTCAGCTAGTTTTCATGGAACTGGTGGTACTCTTTCATTAGCAAATGAGTGGTCtgataatgaattaaattactCTCAAGATGAAAATCAAGCACCTCCTCCGTGTAGCGTGCAATTG GAAAGTGATAGCGATCTAGAAACTTCATCATATTTACAAACAACTCAAAATGTTGTCTCAGCAATGTCAGCACGTATGACAGGATATAATCCTTCGTTAGCAGATTCTGACAATGAAAGTGATGATGATACAAGTCAAAGTTTACATCAAAGTACGTCAAAAGTAACGCATCAACCTAGCGACACAGAAACAAGTGATGAACAACACGTTACACAACCCCCAATTTCTAATACTAAATATAATAGAGCATttag TTTACGTAGGGCAAGGCTAGAACCACAACCAACAAAATCAATGAATTCAAGTATGAATAAACCCAAAGTTGCACAGGAAACACGTGCAAAGTTAGAACATAACACTAGTATAAATAGAACTGATTCAGGACGTTTCAGCATGCGAGCTAATAGAATCTCAAGTGCT gGCCTTAAAGGTAAACCAAAGGAAACAAAGAAGCCTGTTACACCAAATGCAAGAGAAGTAGAAATGCAAAATTGGAAACGTCGTAAGAGTTATGATCCCATGAAAGCAGCACTAGAAGGACGAAAGAAAGCTAGTTTATCAAAGAAATGCACTAATTCCAATCTCTCACCAAG GACTGATAgcgatcgataa
- the LOC124953437 gene encoding transmembrane protein 267, which produces MILHRKWNLILKLGLTSLIGISSFMGDMSLKYVQTAVARAILDNLTHAIVGGLTWTLIIILSKKSFVQNLHDIFFSFALSSFIDVDHFLAARSWKLSDATNLNKRPFLHCTTIPILLWLILILSSTTFNCPSLNQYSWIVSASFLSHHIRDATRRGLWFCPFGSTQPIPYNLYISISMALPYILHWLMQFRILLPKVSENLTDVNIV; this is translated from the exons ATGATATTACATAGAAAATGGAacttaattttgaaattaggACTTACAAGTTTAATAGGTATAAGTTCGTTTATGGGTGACATGTCTTTGAAGTATGTTCAAACTGCAGTGGCACGTGCAATTTTAGATAATTTAACTCATGCTATTGTGGGTGGTTTAACATGGAcgttaatcataattttatcaaagaaatctTTCGTACAAAACTTGCacgatatattcttttcatttgccTTATCTTCTTTCATCGACGTAGATCATTTTTTAGCTGCGCGCAGTTGGAAGTTGAGT GATGCCACAAACTTAAACAAACGACCATTCCTGCATTGTACCACTATTCCTATTTTGTTATGGCTCATTCTAATTTTGAGTTCGACGACTTTCAACTGTCCATCATTGAATCAATATTCTTGGATTGTGTCTGCAAGTTTTTTAAGTCATCACATTCGCGATGCCACAAGAAGAGGTTTGTGGTTTTGTCCGTTTGGCTCTACGCAGCCTAtaccatataatttatatataagtataagtaTGGCATTACCTTATATCTTGCATTGGCTTATGCAGTTTCGTATATTATTACCAAAAGTTAGTGAAAACCTAACGGATGTTAATATTGTATAA
- the LOC124953552 gene encoding uncharacterized protein LOC124953552 — protein sequence MTSLEYNSVRRRKVWTYNSTQDTLDLYLYFYIACGVGLGLHLLTFCLLCIFYCKIKRLAKADGIPGVSFWRNYLHLYLIYDASIQEDEKGTKRKRKRKIEREYVSNQLGRQTNMMADFCYTNPTIVPGEELSRRGFSMYCGSDSFNEDTNSKHKDINYGTYHEALSKF from the exons ATGACCTCATTGGAATACAATA GTGTAAGAAGGAGGAAAGTGTGGACATATAACTCTACACAG gaCACCCTAGATCTCTATCTATACTTTTACATAGCCTGTGGCGTCGGATTGGGTCTACATCTGCTGACGTTCTGCTTACTTTGCATTTTTTATTGCAAAATCAAACGTCTCGCTAAAGCGGA TGGCATACCCGGAGTTTCATTTTGGCGGAATTATCTACACCTTTACTTGATCTACGACGCGTCCATTCAAGAGGACGAGAAAggtacgaagagaaagagaaagagaaagatagagagagagtatgt GTCCAACCAGTTGGGCAGACAGACGAATATGATGGCGGATTTCTGTTACACGAATCCGACGATCGTGCCGGGTGAGGAATTATCTCGTCGTGGATTCTCAATGTATTGTGGGAGCGACAGTTTCAACGAGGATACTAATTCAAAACACAAGGATATCAATTATGGAACGTATCATGAGGCTTTGTCGAAGTTTTGA